GGCTATTGGTGTATGAATTTGTTCCCAACAAAAGCCTCGACTTCTTCATATTTGGTAAGTCAAAACTAACGGAACCGAACCGTCTATTCTTCATTTATAAACATTCTAACTCGTTGAGAATATCGTATCTTTGCTTTGGTTTGTAGATGAAGTTGGGCGGGCACAATTGGATTGGGAAAAGCGACACAAAATTATAACAGGCATAGCTAGAGGACTTCTTTATCTTCACGAGGATTCACGTTTGACGATCATTCACCGTGATCTCAAAGCAAGTAACATTCTTTTAGATGCCGAGATGCATCCAAAGATATCAGATTTTGGCATGGCAAGATTATTTGAAGTGGATCAAACTCAGGACAATACTAGTAGAATTGTTGGAACCTAGTAAGTATTGGAATGCCCTGTGCcaaataatttatgttaatcACTGTCAATATATGTGATCTCTAAAGGTGATCTTAACAAAGTTGTCAATATTTGTACGTAACTGAGGTAATGAGATGGTCCATTTTGACATGCAGTGGATATATGGCACCAGAGTATGTCTTCTATGGACAATTCTCAGTGAAATCTGATGTTTATAGTTTTGGCATATTGGTTCTTGAGATTGTAAGTGGCCAGAAAAACAGTTGGGTGCAAAGAGGAGAGAATGAAGGGGATCTTCTAACCTATGTAAGTACTAATTATTCTTTGAATGACTGACTTTTTTTCCTTATCCTTAGGTTAGATTCCGTCAGTTTCTTATAGAATTGTAATCTTTAAGACTGAATCTGAATCAATATCTGTATTATTTATTGATGAACTGCTTGCAGATATGGCAAAACTGGAGGGAAGGGACAGTGTTAAAAACTATTGATCCAACAATTGCGGACAGTCGGAGAAATGAAATAGTGAGATTTATCCACATTGCGTTGCTTTGTGTTCAGGAAAAAGTGGCTGATAGACCAACCATGGCCTCTATTGTGCTCATGCTTAGCAGCCACTCTGTTTCGCTTCAATTGCCCTCTCAGCCTGCTTTCTCCGTTGTAAGCAGAAATTTCTCAGTCATTCAATCAGAAGATTATGATCCTGAGGCAAGTGCATAGACTGAATCAAAGGCTCAATCTGCCAAAGCATCACTGAACCAGATTAGTTATAAAATGTAATGAAGTGACCCTTGTGTAGATTCCAACTCCAGTTACcaatttattctttcttttaacCATAATAAGTTATCTATAAGATTCTCTTTTTCTAATACCACCTTATTTTATCTGGTTCgtataagaaaatcaaataaaagtgggtggaagcaaatgcatttttgtccatttttatccctttttcattttattttaaactttgttaGAAATATAGGCCCAAGTCCTACGTCTTCGACAATCTTTCAGATAATCCAATCACCATGTTAGATTGAATCTTCTTTATATCGAAATcattaaacaataatataattatattattcatttaaatgtgtttttgaaatagtaaataatCCGATTAATTAAATGACAAATAATATTGTCTACTTTTAAACAATTAttctgaaaagtaaaataaaaatattttaaaatttagcatTTTAgcaaaataacaaatttaaaattaatgaccCAATTTACTCCATTCAATCCAATccgataaaaaaatgaaattaaatttttatgtactaaaaaaattagaaattcaaattaacttatGATATTCAATTAGCAATCTCATActactaattaaattatttcataattgatcattaatcaacacaaaaaacaccacaatatatatatatatatatatatatatatatatatatatattacaacaaaatattaatttacataATTGTTAAGCgaaagatatttaataataaaaatatttattttattattcctgcatgatattattatatgtatactCTACTTTATTTTGTTGCTAATTTGTGGATGATTTTTAtgtatattgtttattttaatattttaagcattaaaatatcaatataataaaaatatgacatCTACtacaatgtttatttttattttaattgattttaatctttaTCGCTACAAATATTACCATcgatttaattttgtttaattgatcTTTAAGTTTTCGGTGTGTCTATAAATAGAAAGTTGAATTTGGATAGGATCGAATTGTTTGCTCTTTTTTTAGGATAATTCCTTTTGCCATTCATTCCCTTCTTGCTGTATTATTTTGACCCGCCTAACTTATGTATGGAGCCAAAgtgtttttgttcttctttgttTAAGCGGAAATGATTAATATCtctactaataaaatataactttaaggTTTAAGTATCTCTAAGCATGTCAACATTTCGTTGGTTTGTGGACTCGGTTGTTATGAATTTCTCCACTAGTtacgaaaaaataaaaataaaaaacattttttcattaaattaaatatgagttaattaatatatgaaaaaatattttcattcaaattataaaatagtctaattgagttatataGTAATTTTCAACCGTAGAATTCCTATATTTTATACTCGGTAACAAATACCACATAAAGATAAATACACTTTTAAAGGGTAGGTATTATAATGTCTATCTTTCGTAGGCAAAGATTCCAGCTGTCTAAGACAAATGAATTCTCCTGACAGCTTTGTCTGTACCTAAAATTTAGTCAAATCCTAACCGTTAATgggatattaaaaaataactaaaatgatGGTTGAGTTGAATGGTATGCATATCGTGGTGAAGTGAACCACCACTTCAAAATTTCGGGTCAAACACAAACTAATTGTCAAGTAAGcagattaaaaacaaattaccaATGGCAGCCACATCACCCGACATGGTTGACAGTGTCAGTGAAACATCATCCATACTTTGTTGAAAACACATACAACATCACAACATCTTAACATCTCAATACACCATGGTCTCTCCGAGagttctttctttcctttttctactCTTTACTCTCACATCTCAGGCTAATGCGAAGCCAGAATATCCATACTCTGTTTGCATCACAGAAGGTGGAGAGTATGCCCCTGATAGCACCTACCAGACCAACCTTCACACTGTTCTTTCAAGGATTATTTCCGACACCCAGATTGACTATGGCTTCTACAACTCCTCCTATGGCCAAGATTCTGATAGAGTCTACGCAACTGCCCTTTGCAGAGGAGATGTCACCCCACACACTTGCCTCACTTGCCTCAACAATTCTCGTTTACTTCTCCTAAAACAGTGTCCCCGTCAAAAACGTGCAGTGGGAGGATATGGTGAATGCATGTTGCACTATTCATATCGCTCAGTATTAGGTTACTATGATTCTGATTTCCGGGTCTACTTGCGTAGTGAAACCAATGTAACAGACTGGGATCAGTACAGTTATGTGCTGAAGAAGTTGCTGCCAATACTAAAAGTGAAAGCTGCGACAACTGATTCCAACTTGAATCGCAAATATGCTTCTGGAAATGCAACAGGTCCGGATTCTCAAACTGTATATGCTGCTGTTCAGTGTGCACCAGACTTGACAGAGGCAGAATGCAATGACTGCTTGGGTGGCGCTATTTCAGAATTACCAAAATGTTGTAATAGCAGATCCGGTGGAGTGGTTATTAAATTCAGGTGTAATTTCAGATACGAGAACTTCAGTTTTTATGAGCCTATGGCTGACACACAAACGCTACAGTTGTCACCACAAGGATCTCCATCTCCTCCTTCCCCTTCACCATTCACCACTAAAAATTCCCCAGAGAGTACTTATCATGGTATTAATTGTTACATGGTTAGAAGTGAATATATTGATCATCGAGTAGCATCTATTTGGCCCAAGTAAAACTTCACACACAACTACATATGTTGGAAATGATTTCTTTTACTGTTATTCCAATgtaggaaagaaaaagattgtaACTAAGTACTATAGTTGTTTCAGACTTAAAAAATCTAGAAGCTTTGTGGTATCTTGAATTGTTTGTCTCTCGACTCAGTTTCATGACTAAATTGAGTTGTCTTCAAGATAAAGATTATAGTAACCAGAAGAGTTTCTTGGGTTTATGCAGGAAAAAGCAGCAAATTACAAGCTGTCATCGCGAAATGCGTTGTGCCTATTGTTGTCTTTTTTGGGTTGCTGATCTTTATTTGCATCTATTTAGGAGTGAGGAAGCCAACAAAACATTTTCAGAGTAAGTTCAGATATTTATTTAACGTTTGATGTAAAGAGTCAATCAATATTTTCTATTCCATTTCTTTCTTTGGTAGTTTGAAACCTAATCAAAATACGAAGAAACGAGAgctgttttatttttctcctcGTTGACATGGATATTTCAAAGAATGGGATTTTGTTTGTTAAAATATGTACTAAACCATAAGttaagaacaaaataattttctagAATCAATTGCTTACATGTCCTACTTTAAAACCCCTTTCTCATCTAGGTGAAGCTAAGGCTGATAAAGAGTCGTTACTAATAAACTTTGACACCATCAGAGTCGGTACAAACAACTTCTCCGACGCAAACAAGATTGGACAAGGTGGATTTGGACGTGTTTACAAGGTAAACATTGCATcattacaattaaatttatctgtataataaaatattgtatggAAAGATTGTTGGCCCATTTTAGATGCATAAACACTGATAGTCTGTTACTAATCAGGGGAAGCTGTTCAATGAACAAGAAGTAGCAATCAAAAGGTTATGTAGCATCTCTGGTCAAGGAGATACTGAATTCAAGAATGAAGTGTTTTTGATGTCAAGGCTTCAACACAGAAATTTAGTAAGGCTCCTTGGTTTctgttttgaaaaagaagaacgTCTCCTTGTCTATGAGTTTCTTCCCAATAAAAGCCTTGACAACTTCTTATTTGGTAAGTTGACTTCTTAAACTGGAAGTCCTTTACATTATATCTTTAGCATGACTGAATGAAGAAAGGTTTTGACTCtagtttaaaagaaatttcGAATGATTGCACCATGTAGATCCCATCAAGCGCGCACATTTGGATTGGAAAACACGCTACAAAATAATTGAAGGCATTGCACGCGGCCTTCTATATCTTCATGAGGATTCTCAGCAGAGGATTATTCACCGTGATCTCAAATTGAGTAATATTCTTTTAGATGCAGATTTGAATCCAAAAATTTCAGATTTTGGCTTTGCAAGACTTTTTAATGTGGATCAAACTCAGGTTAAAGCAAGTAAAATTGCTGGAACCTAGTAAGTGTCAAGATATGTAAAACATTTTAGTTTCTAATCTGTATCCTTGAGTAATAGAGATGAGGAGCCTGGATTATTATCAAGAGAAGGGTAATGTTTGTGATTTGTATCTAATCGAGTGTATCCTTATTGAAATGCAGCGGATACATGGCACCTGAGTATGCAAGACATGGAAAACTCTCAACGAAGTTAGATGTATTTAGTTTTGGTGTAATACTACTAGAGATTGTAAGTGGTCAAAAGAATGGTGGATTCCGAAATGGAGAGAATGTGGAGCATCTACTAAGCTTTGTATGTCTACCTTCTTTATCCTCTGTCTTTATAATGTTTATGATAGAGCATTAGGCATTAACTGAAATGGTAGAAGTAGAAAACTGGGACTAATGTTCTGTAAAATGAACTACTTTCAGGCTTGGACAAACTGGAGGAATGGGAGAGCAGCTAATATTATAGATCCCACCTTAAATAATGCTTTGGGAGATGAAATAGTGAGATGCATTCACATTGGATTACTTTGTGTTCAAGAAAAGGTTGCTGATAGACCAACAATGGCTTCGGTGGTCCTTATGCTTGATAGCCACTCTTTCGCTCTACCAGTTCCATTGCAACCTGCCTATTTTATGATTACTAGATGTTCATCGGTCTACCAGTTCTCGGAGTTCGGTTGTTTGGAAACAGGATCAAATGAACAGAAAATTGACTCTGCTGATGCATCCACAAACGAGGCTTCAATTAGTAGTTTATATCCTCgttaaatgtaaattatatgATCATAGTCAAAGGAATTGTTCAACACCATGAATGTACCAGGAAAAACAGTTCATTAGTGCTTGGTATGAGAAGAATGAGGAATTGTTCAACACCATTTCGGTGAAAAGAATTGATCTTATGCAAACTCTTATATTTGAGAAGGAAGAGTGAGCTGTTAGAAGTCTATGCAATAATAAATAAGACTCAACATTAGAGTTATCTTCATTCAGAGATGAGATTGGGTCAAGTTCTAAAAATTTacagaaatataatttaaaatatttatttgactcTATTTTCACTCAAAAAGAAATTTTCGCTCTAATTAGAATTTTAAAGAAGTGTTTCTTTACTTAAATGGGTATGattcttatttaattgaataagatttaacaaaaaaaaattaaatactcgctaaaaatattaagaatgagttgaatttatttgaattcGCTCTTGAACACCCAAACGTTGAGTTTGTTTTGAGAAAAATGATtcataaatacatttaataaaaaataaaaaggaaaatataattaatttttctactaattaaaattaaattatacataaattgaaaatcaaatttgaaaaagttgaaCAGAAAATAATTCCAACCAATTAATTGGAGCATATATAACCCTTTTGCTTATAAGTTAAATGTTGATAATCTTACTTATTTTGATCTTTACATggataattaattttctttcattacaAAGAAATGTAAGTTAAATTGACCAGTAATGCATGTGTGAATTTTCGGTCCAACACTTACTGCCGTGACCAAGACGCATGACAGATGAAACTCTGACATCTTCTAAGACGTGAGGACTGGGCAGAAAGACTAAGTATATATACTTTTACAATTCACTGTTATTATGTCGCTATTTCTAGCTAAAAGACAAATTGTTAAATTGTCGCAGCGTGGACAACAGCTTCCAGCTGGACTGccatttttaaaaagaagaaattagttatttttagtttaaaaattataatttaatattgtttgtgAAGAATAGACTATGATGTagattgtaaaatattattagaattagaattcaaaacaataaatcaTTGGATTGTAAGTGTTTGGTTGAAATTCCTAGCTCTTGGCTCCTTTTCTGCCTTAAATTCCAGGTACACATGGTCTGAGTCATATGTAGTTTTGATGCCTGGAAACGAATAGCACAACATTGTACAGCATGGTCTCTGAAACAGTGCTCTTTTTCCTGTCCCTTCTTGGTATTCTTATATCTGAAGCTATTGCCGAGCCAGATTACCAATACAATTACACAGTCTGCTACCAAAGTGGAGACTATGCTCCTAATGCCACCTACCACACTAACCTCAACACTGCTCTTTCAAGGCTCACTTCTAACACCCAAATTGATTATGGCTCCTACAACTCCTCCTATGGCCAAGACTCTGATAGAGTCTACGCAACTGGCCTTTGTAGAGGAGATGTTAGCCCACATACTTGCGTTACTTGCCTCAACCATTCTGCCTCCCTTCTCTTAAAGCACTGTCCACATCAGAAGGAAGCTGTGGGAATATTTGATTTATGCATGTTACATTATGCAAATTACTCGATATTTGATTACCAAGACTCTAGTTTCCGCGTTTATTTTTGGTGGGAAACTAATGTAACAGATTGGAATCAGTACAGTTATGTGCTGAACAAGTTGCTGTTAAAACTAAGAGAGAAAGCCGCATCGGCTGACTCCTTTCACGGAAGTAAATTTGCTGCAGGAAATGCAACTGGTCCGAGTTCTGAAACTGTGTACGCCGTTGTTCAGTGCTCACCTGAATTGACCGTGGCAGAGTGCGACGACTGCTTAGGTGGTGCCTTTTCAGAAATATCCAAATATTGTACTAACAGAATAGGTTGCGCAATTGTTAAATTGAGCTGTAATTTCAGATATATGAACTCCAGCTTCTCTGAGCCTACTGCGGATACACTAGCACTACAACTGCCACCACAAGGATTTGCATCTCCTCCTTCATCATCACCTACACCATCCACCACTTCAAACTCTTCCGAGATTTCTTATCATGgtactaatttttataatttgcaACATGGTTTGAATTACTACTGATTCCCAATTTAGTACATCTTAAGTAAAGTTAAACCTCTCTCGGACATATATGTCGAGggagattttattatttagtacaTAAGGCTATTTTAGACTTAAAAAATTCCAGCACCTTAGAGGTATCTTCAATTTCTTGTCCCTCTGTTTGGTGACTAAATTTTGATATCTCTCTGACGAGGATTTTTTACCCAGAAGAGATGTTCGGTTTATGCAGGAAAGAGCAACAGATCACAACCTGTCAACGCCAAGTACGTTGTTGTGCCAGTTCTTGTCTTTACTGGGAcgctgatttttattttcatctatttAAGAGTCAGGAAgacaagaaaatattttgggagtaAGTTCAGATGTTTATTTAATCTGTTGTATACGAGTTGATATTTTTCCTGCAAGATGAAtcaattttccttttcctttttcttggcACTGACAAGGAATATGACATTTAAGAGAGATTTTCTCTAAAATAACTTTACCAACATGGAGTTAGgaacaaaaaccaaaaagggaatacaactatttttaataaatgaattgcTTACATATGGTACTTGATCTATTGAATAATTGCCTTGGAAAATCTTACTTTTGCATGCTGGACTTTTGATTTCCATTTGACAAACTCAACTGTAATAGCTTAAAACTATCTCCCCCATCCAGGTGAAGCTAAGGTCGATGATGAAATTATACAATTAGAGTCGTCTCGATTTGACCTTGACGCTATCAGAGTCGCTACAAACAACTTCTCTGATGAAAACAAGCTAGGACAAGGAGGATTTGGACCTGTTTACAAGGTAAACATTCCACCCTTACGATTAAATTTATCTTACTGTCAAAACGTGATTGTTGACCAATTTTACATGCACGAAACACTGTTACCATGACATCTTCAGGGCACGCTCTTCAGTGAACAAGTAGTAGCAGTCAAAAGGTTATGTAGCAACTCTGGCCAAGGAGATATTGAGTTCAAGAATGAAGTACTATTAATGTCAAGGCTTCAGCACCGAAATTTAGTTAAGCTCCTTGGTTTCTGTTTTGAAAGAGAAGAACGACTCCTTGTCTATGAGTTTCTTCCCAACAAAAGTCTTGACAACCACATATTTGGTATGCTAGTCAATCACATAATTTCTTCTGCATGACTAAATGAAGAAAGGTTTTTACTCTAGTTTAAAACATTAAGTCATTGTACTCATTGGCAAATAGATCACATCGGGAGAGCACGTTTGGATTGGAAAAAACGCTACAGTATAATTAAAGGCATTGCTTATGGCCTTCTTTATCTTCATGAGGATTCTCAGCAGAGGATTATTCACCGAGATCTCAAATTGAGCAATATTCTTTTAGATGATGACATGAATCCTAAGATTTCAGATTTTGGTTTTGCAAGGCTTTTTAATGTGGACCAAACTCAGTTTAATGCAAGTAAAATTGCAGGAACCTtgtaagtattaaaatattataagctGTTTAGTTTCTTATACGTGTCCTTAACTAGTACAGGCGAGGAGAATGGACTATTTGTCCAAAGAACAGGTAATGATTGTAGGCAATTGAGCCTGTTCTTATTGACATGCAGTGGATACATGGCACCTGAGTATGCAAGACACGGAAAACTCTCGATGAAGTTAGATGTCTTCAGTTTTGGTGTAATAATACTAGAGATTGTAAGTGGCCAAAAGAATGGTGGATTTCGTAATGAAGAGAATGTGGAGCATCTATTAAGCTTCGTATGTCTACCCTTTTAATCTTCTCTGACTTTGTAAGGTTTATAACGGAGAATTAGGCATTAACTAATCCACTTAAAATGGTAAAAGTGAAAAACTGGAACTAATGTTCTTTTCATATGAACTTATTGCAGGCTTGGAAAAACTGGATGAAAGGGAGAACAGCAAATATTATAGATCCCACCTTACATAATGGTTTGAGAGATGAAATAGTGAGATGCATTCACATTGGACTACTTTGTGTTCAAGAAAAGGCTGTTGATAGACCCACAATGGCATCGGTGGTGCTTATGCTTGATAGCCACTCTTTTGCTCTACCAGCTCCATTGCAACCTgcttattttatgaaaaatagtcGCTTAACAGCTATCCAGTTTTCGAGGTGTAGTTCTACGGAAACAGGGTCAAGTGAACAGAAAAGTTACTATGCTGATGGATCAGCTAATGAGGCTTCAATTAGTAGTCTATATCCTCGTTAAATATGAATCACATGATTATACTCAAATGTAATGATCGTTACTGCAATTAAATGTACAAAGCTATAAAGATAGACGATCTTTTCTAGTGCTAAGAAGGTTGAAGAATTTGTTCAACGGCCATTCTGTAAAAAAGATCTACTGTTCTGATTCTCTTTAAATACATTCATCTATTTGATTGATTAGTGTATTTAATTAGGAAATGCAAGATTAAAGGCGGGTGGGTATGGGTGGAGGAGATGCATTTCATTTTGtagacaataaaaaaagaagcaaagatGGCTGTTTGAAGAACTTATCCGTAATTGTTTTTAgtcaaaagataaaagaatgttagttttaacttataaaaatactttattttttttctcctaaacATATTTAGAGAGAAAATTATCCACCCAGATCCAAGATAAATATTTCCACACAAATCTTACATTGTTTCTTTTGAATGACTagatgaagaaaaggtttttttgactctaaactttaaataattgtaCTCGTGTCGGCATATAGATCCCACGAAGCATGCACAATTGGGCTCTTTTGCTTATAAAAATTTTTGagcgtgtatatatatatatatatatatatatatatatatatatatatatatatatatatatatatatatatatatatatatatatattttcctgATGCTACCCATTCAAAGTAAGGACTTGGTATTGTTTTACTGAGCggtaaattaataatttcttcCTAGAGTGATACGTAGCTGACATGGTCTTTCTATAACACAAGCAGGAACGAATTCAGGAGTTTCTGAATTTAAAAAAGGATACAAATTATAATCACAATAcgttaatcaaaatttaaagcaTTTCACCTGGTCTGAACAAGAACAATTCAAAGCATTAAGAACACGCATGGCCCAGTCTCAGTTTTACAGTTTCTTCCGTTCCAAAACATATGTGACCTCTTCCTCCAATTCTATGATAAAGTTTCGTTTCATACATATGTGCCAAACAAATTTTGCTTATAAAAGTATCAACAACACAAATCTTACTCACCAAATTAATCTCTGAAAGAACGCAAACACAATGGCCGTTTTTGTTTCCTCAAGGTTGCATTCCTATGTTTGTTGCCTCCTTTTCATAGTCATATCTCAAGCCAGCGCGCAGCCACGTTTCTTAGATTCCTTCTGTCTCATTGGTGAAGGCAACTTCACAGCCAACAGCACTTATCACACCAACCTCAACACCCTTTTGTCCAATCTCACTTCCAACACACAGATCGACTATGGTTTCTACAACCGCTCCTACGGCGAAAACAGTGAGAAAGTATACGGCATTGGGTTGTGCAGAGGAGATGTTAAAACAGATGAATGCCGCAGCTGCATAAACAATTCAACGGTCCTTCTCACACAGCTCTGTCCAAACCAGAAAGAGGCAATTGCGTGGTATGACAAGTGCATGTTGCGTTACTCAAACCGTTCAATAGTTGGCCTTATGGAAACTTTACCTTTGTTTTATACGTTGGAGTTAGCGAATGCAACAAACGTGGACCAGTTCAATCAAGTGTTGGACAACTTGGTGGAGAATCTAACAGGCATAGCTGCTGCATCAGGTGACTCTCGTCGTAAGTATGCTGCCGGAAATGCAACTGCAACAAATTTAGAAACCACCATATATGGTGTTGCGCAGTGCACTCCTGACTTGTCTCAACAAGACTGCAACCGGTGCTTGGTTGATGCTTTCTCAAGAATCGCAAGCAGCGGCAAGATAAGTGGTAGAGTTTCAACACCAAGTTGTAATATTAGATATGAAACCTTTCGCTTCTATGATGAACCTTCTACCACCGCAGATGCACCAGCACCGTCACTATGATGCCCTTCCACTTGGGCTTTCTGGCCCAATGAGCTTAAGCCTCTTATTCATTCAAAAGCTTTTAATTGACTTCTGaaaattcaacaattttagcgaggtaattttatttaaattcgtATGGTAAAAGaatgttgatttttattttatttgcatttttcaGCTGAAGCAATTGTATTAGAGATAACAATATTTCAATTAACGTATGATGAAGctgaataaacaataaaatttatatttgccTTAAATCCGTTCCCATATGACGtcaaagaagaaattaaaattgctgAGTCATTGCAATTCAACTTTCCAGATATATGCAGtcataaagaaaatgaagtttCAATATATTTCGCAAGATTTTGGTCATGCTCTACTAATTAATACTCATTCACCATCACTACTTGTATTATGAACGGTTTATCATTACCCTAccttaaaaattgataaaagaaataaaaatatttttataatgagtaattatttaaatttaaaaaagtaattactaaatgataaaactgaaaaatagttcttttataatgaattattatttttaatttaaaaa
This genomic interval from Vigna radiata var. radiata cultivar VC1973A chromosome 8, Vradiata_ver6, whole genome shotgun sequence contains the following:
- the LOC106770674 gene encoding cysteine-rich receptor-like protein kinase 29 translates to MAVFVSSRLHSYVCCLLFIVISQASAQPRFLDSFCLIGEGNFTANSTYHTNLNTLLSNLTSNTQIDYGFYNRSYGENSEKVYGIGLCRGDVKTDECRSCINNSTVLLTQLCPNQKEAIAWYDKCMLRYSNRSIVGLMETLPLFYTLELANATNVDQFNQVLDNLVENLTGIAAASGDSRRKYAAGNATATNLETTIYGVAQCTPDLSQQDCNRCLVDAFSRIASSGKISGRVSTPSCNIRYETFRFYDEPSTTADAPAPSL